One Tenebrio molitor chromosome 2, icTenMoli1.1, whole genome shotgun sequence genomic region harbors:
- the tou gene encoding bromodomain adjacent to zinc finger domain protein 2B isoform X18 encodes MDKENGKGTEGNSGSSKVSNPNDPASLLDAASLFGAYWPRGDANSANAANLFAAGGGFGLPPHPSLPFGMLPPTTGRGMPSYPTSTAAAAAYSNAYTNTLSVAASQAASLGIPAASAAWWSMASHLAAQDYLARLQATGLNFPSLASPADLQYASLGLPPHSSSHHKSSKNSKGASSTSLSKSKDKLPSPSPLPKLDGRLDHPTVKANSSMSNSKSSGKYSSSSGVSGLTIQPSMKLPNSSEKKTKVNDINYLKPMDKKTTASVSSSVKVSSSSSPSIFTSPLSLASNYDKSVANTLSTQSSSDSISGSSLPSSSILSAALEGNSDPNSILGGVRLPPDTEIIKYTSSIVGPKIPGTTNRGRKKTISLDPPSVSVHPSHSSTGMLIERSNKRPKLSDQQDVNSPPASANDRVEVIKLPATNGSPSGISVPSFNSGSEPAGDTPLNLSLKPSTSTNNTTSSSLNSLCNMSANIGVDRICELLDGVQRVGVSNCVAARRKPGPKPRRVIPSGSQMPPGAPSASLAQLFATADSPRPPSRNEGSDGGSSTSSTSTTTAPTTACTTVPSMSIANHKEGRPRNLGRGVSKPKKNTVASLLAQSRALGELLGIKPMPILDPNASMNQQMNLLKSNILAAQQYISEAGGDEKALNKFLQEKFRGTLSDSSTVDASTDSDNLTDSNHTDSEMEIEVATKKQKQYDERALRVPLEKGWKRETIIRGLTKSGGIKGDVIYVAPDSANKFKQMSDVTQYLEYQKSTDLTKENFTFSCRVILGDYLQPVPPEMATEGEYIYLTEEDVSRRLDELKTAMRTSLPVEQRIEMARKQQAARAAARMDREHARLAKEIERSERQEAARRDREARSQQLLEGRKRLAFTLEQKIQIISEIEGGKTKSDVSRELGLASSTVATIWKNRDNILSAYSSENLGRSHSPNNNDLFIPDIAMAKRKRQEELEKHRHEEQQRKQQEREFKRQQAAILKEQMYIQEISKQREMLYTVELERERRRQHMALVKALENRRKLEERERKKQQLLAEKQANKEKKMEQRKMEMEILAELRKPCEDLELDQKPLPEYDRIPGLKLPGSAFADVLMVFEFLHNFGETLGFDMESLPTLDSLQQALMPNEHSSEAEEELFSVMTHLLVCAIEDPGIPNPARHTTILGQSLRQADITHANLSEILRIYLYANATGEVKALTGVHFERDREKRVADHHQNDNEMQQTSVGKNSQYYELLHENATWKMSDMLKDKPFMALSPTCKAEILAFLCNELLQNKAVIRQVESSLESVAQQKKEKWLLDTKIRKLRMLHSRKVRSEAVEKAQTKADGDSESTVDSPSLHKDDLLDDEENEMSENESVGTQPEEEEDNKLSGEELGKKLEKLVKTSEIQLQTLNSSAHQLRATCFGQDRYWRRYWCLSKAGGIFVEAMESAEPDVLLEQMQYDQSRETINSLNDINNLINKVGNINDSNVDKEVSNIVGNNELHKDVEKSPVKETDDNENEHRKTPNRLGVFENGEILDKSERNLAELRKSVDDIVQNLERNIEIEKENKLKQESQDNKLSNHVDDEEIKVKTEAHDTESIRNKTFNLFEKLGQCMERENKSEEDLKAEVKAEVKEELKNEILNELKCEIKVENKNESKSEDEKSAESEHKWFSILNKEGTCDGVYLTAGNRWDNGVGACTRDNLTELKIPVFPPPGSNSSSNYHSLCDSPAPLQMTAEESAQLEHIKKHGMPKSCARKSVPEDKRYGWWRVSDPDQLKEILDNLHVRGARERELKRNIVSIMQTMYERQGKFYIEEGQKDLTELVLEGIESVKFMEGGAPYPDEVGSWSQAIAHRVDLFLLEQVEALEDKVASASMQIKGWKIPSRDTPEIPPNEVVPMVRERLASLEVNIERRYLKPPLGVKPSCINISSTGEQNLAAIAQETSGGSGTVSNQPLPDPNEIPKGLAVWREALNRSQTSAQLAMCLYSLESSIAWDKSIMKAVSSSHVFNKLRARKYNSKLSNCQFCHSGDNEDKLLLCDGCDKGYHTYCFKPKMENIPEGDCEHEAVSHVQEDHQNSNGFVDD; translated from the exons ATGGATAAAGAAAATGGTAAGGGCACcgaaggtaattctggttccAGCAAAGTGTCAAATCCCAACGATCCAGCGTCCTTGCTCGATGCCGCCAGTCTCTTCGGAG CTTACTGGCCACGGGGCGATGCGAATTCGGCCAACGCAGCTAATCTCTTTGCGGCCGGAGGCGGTTTCGGTTTGCCGCCCCATCCGTCGCTTCCTTTTGGAATGTTGCCGCCGACGACGGGACGAGGAATGCCCTCCTATCCGACCTCCACCGCCGCGGCGGCGGCCTACAGCAACGCCTACACCAACACTTTGTCGGTGGCGGCCAGCCAGGCTGCCAGTCTAGGAATCCCCGCCGCAA GCGCCGCGTGGTGGTCGATGGCGTCCCATCTGGCGGCACAGGATTACCTGGCGCGTCTTCAAGCTACAGGTTTGAACTTTCCATCGCTGGCCAGCCCAGCCGACCTGCAATACGCTTCCTTGGGCCTACCTCCTCATTCTTCGTCTCATCACAAGTCGTCTAAGAATTCCAAAGGAGCCTCGTCGACGTCTCTCTCGAAATCCAAGGACAAGCTACCATCCCCGTCGCCTCTTCCCAAGCTGGATGGACGCCTCGACCATCCTACTGTCAAGGCGAACTCGTCCATGTCCAACTCCAAATCGTCAGGGAAGTACTCATCGTCGTCGGGAGTGTCAGGCCTCACCATCCAGCCTAGCATGAAATTGCCGAACAGCAGCGAAAAAAAGACGAAAGTGAACGACATAAATTATCTCAAACCCATGGACAAGAAGACGACGGCGAGTGTAAGTTCAAGTGTGAAAgtgtcgtcgtcgtcgtcgccTAGTATTTTCACCAGCCCGTTGAGCTTGGCCAGTAATTATGACAAAAGTGTTGCAAATACGCTTAGTACTCAGAGTTCCAGTGATAGTATTAGTGGCAGCAGTTTGCCTTCCAGCAGCATTTTAAG CGCCGCGTTAGAGGGAAACAG TGATCCCAATTCGATACTTGGTGGCGTTCGTTTGCCTCCCGACACCGAGATTATTAAATATACCTCATCCATCGTTGGGCCTAAGATACCGGGGACGACGAACAGAGGTCGGAAAAAGACCATATCTCTGGACCCGCCGTCGGTTAGCGTGCATCCATCCCATTCCAGCACAGGAATGCTGATCGAACGAAGCAACAAACGTCCAAAACTAAGC GATCAGCAAGACGTTAATTCGCCGCCGGCCTCGGCGAACGACAGGGTGGAAGTGATAAAATTGCCGGCGACCAACGGGAGTCCATCTGGAATTTCCGTTCCTTCGTTCAACAGCGGCAGCGAGCCCGCCGGAGACACTCCGCTGAACTTGTCGCTGAAACCGAGCACTTCGACCAACAACACCACAAGCTCCTCGCTGAACTCGTTGTGCAACATGTCCGCCAACATCGGCGTGGACAGGATATGTGAGTTGCTCGATGGGGTCCAAAGGGTCGGAGTGAGCAACTGTGTTGCAGCTCGAAGGAAGCCGGGGCCGAAACCTCGACGGGTGATTCCTTCGGGTTCGCAAATGCCTCCGGGAGCCCCGAGCGCCTCGTTGGCTCAGCTGTTCGCGACCGCCGACTCTCCGAGACCGCCTAGTCGTAACGAAGGCTCGGACGGCGGCAGCTCGACCTCCTCGACGAGCACCACGACGGCACCGACGACGGCCTGCACGACAGTGCCGTCGATGTCGATCGCGAACCACAAAGAAGGTAGACCAAGAAATCTCGGTAGAGGTGTTAGTAAACCTAAAAAGAATACAGTAGCTTCGCTGTTGGCGCAAAGTAGGGCGTTAG GTGAGCTTTTAGGTATTAAACCTATGCCTATTTTGGACCCCAACGCTTCAATGAATCAACAGATGAATCTTTTGAAGTCGAATATATTGGCTGCACAGCAGTATATTTCTGAAGCAGGTGGTGACGAAAaagctttaaataaatttttgcagGAAAAATTCAGGGGTACTTTAAGTGATTCTAGTACTGTTGATGCCTCCACTGATTCTGATAACCTTACTGATTCTAATCACACAGATTCAGAAATGGAGATTGAAGTCGCCACCAAGAAGCAGAAACAGTACGACGAACGAGCCCTCAGAGTGCCCCTGGAAAAAG GGTGGAAGCGGGAGACCATCATTCGAGGGCTGACGAAAAGCGGCGGCATCAAGGGCGACGTCATTTATGTTGCACCTGATTCTgcgaataaatttaaacaaatgtcagACGTCACACAG taCCTGGAATACCAAAAGAGCACGGACTTGACGAAGGAAAATTTCACCTTCAGTTGCCGCGTTATTTTGGGAGACTACCTGCAGCCAGTACCTCCAGAGATGGCAACGGAAGGAGAGTACATTTATCTTACAGAAGAAGACGTCAGTAGAAG ATTAGACGAACTGAAAACTGCGATGCGAACAAGTCTGCCCGTCGAACAACGAATAGAAATGGCGCGAAAACAACAAGCGGCGCGGGCTGCCGCAAGAATGGACCGCGAACATGCTCGCTTGGCCAAAGAAATCGAGAGGTCGGAACGGCAAGAGGCTGCCAGAAGAGATCGCGAAGCGAGGTCTCAGCAGTTGCTGGAG ggTCGAAAGCGGCTAGCGTTCACGCTCGAACAGAAAATACAGATAATATCGGAAATTGAAGGTGGGAAAACGAAATCGGACGTGTCTCGGGAGCTCGGTTTGGCTAGTTCGACTGTAGCGACCATATGGAAGAACCGTGATAATATACTAAGCGCCTATAGCTCTGAAAACTTGGGACGCAGTCACAGTCCCAATAATAACGATTTGTTCATTCCCGATATTGCGATG GCTAAGAGAAAACGCCAGGAGGAACTCGAAAAGCACAGACACGAAGAACAGCAACGAAAACAACAG GAGAGAGAATTCAAAAGACAGCAAGCGGCCATATTGAAAGAACAG ATGTACATACAGGAGATCAGTAAACAGCGAGAAATGCTCTACACTGTTGAGTTG GAGAGGGAAAGGCGCCGCCAACATATGGCCCTTGTTAAAGCGCTTGAAAACCGGCGAAAACTCGAGGAACGGGAGAGGAAGAAGCAGCAGCTGCTCGCTGAGAAACAAGCCAACAAAGAGAAGAAAATGGAACAGAGAAAAATGGAAATGGAAATTCTCGCCGAGCTGAGGAAACCGTGTGAAGACCTGGAACTCGACCAGAAACCTCTGCCCGAGTACGACAGAATTCCCGGTCTGAAATTGCCAGGCAGCGCTTTCGCGGATGTCTTGATGGTGTTCGAATTCTTACACAACTTCGGCGAGACTCTGGGTTTCGACATGGAGTCGTTGCCGACGTTAGATTCGCTCCAGCAAGCTCTGATGCCTAACGAACACTCTTCGGAAGCCGAAGAAGAACTGTTTTCTGTGATGACACATTTACTAGTCTGCGCCATCGAGGATCCGGGAATACCGAATCCGGCAAGGCACACAACCATTCTGGGACAGAGTCTCAGACAGGCCGACATAACTCACGCTAATTTGTCGGAGATCTTGAGGATTTATTTGTACGCGAACGCCACCGGCGAGGTCAAGGCTCTCACGGGAGTGCACTTCGAAAGGGACAGGGAGAAGAGGGTGGCCGACCACCACCAGAACGACAACGAAATGCAGCAAACTTCCGTAGGGAAAAACTCACAGTATTATGAGCTTCTGCACGAGAATGCCACTTGGAAAATGTCCGACATGTTGAAAGACAAACCGTTTATGGCTCTCTCGCCGACGTGTAAAGCTGAAATTTTGGCCTTCTTGTGTAACGAGCTCTTGCAAAACAAGGCTGTTATCAGACAAGTCGAAAGCTCTCTCGAAAGCGTAGCGCAACAAAAGAAGGAGAAGTGGTTGCTGGATACGAAAATTAGAAA GTTGAGAATGTTGCACAGTAGAAAAGTTCGGTCGGAAGCTGTGGAAAAAGCTCAAACTAAAGCTGACGGAGATAGTGAGAGCACCGTTGATTCGCCGTCTTTGCATAAAGATGATCTCTTGGATGATGAAGAAAACGAAATGAGCGAGAACGAAAGCGTGGGAACTCAGCCTGAAGAG GAGGAAGACAACAAGTTGTCAGGTGAAGAACTGGGAAAGAAATTGGAGAAGTTGGTAAAAACGTCGGAGATCCAGTTACAGACCTTGAATTCCTCAGCTCATCAGCTCCGGGCGACTTGTTTCGGACAAGATCGCTACTGGAGACGTTACTGGTGTCTCTCCAAGGCCGGTGGGATCTTCGTCGAGGCGATGGAATCCGCAGAACCCGACGTTTTGCTCGAGCAGATGCAGTATGATCAATCGAGGGAGACCATCAACAGTTTAAATGACATTAACAATCTCATCAACAAAGTCGGTAATATCAACGACAGCAACGTCGATAAAGAAGTAAGCAATATTGTCGGTAACAACGAATTGCACAAGGACGTCGAAAAGAGTCCGGTAAAAGAAACTGACGACAATGAGAACGAACACAGAAAGACTCCCAACCGATTAGGGGTGTTCGAAAACGGTGAAATTTTAGACAAGAGCGAACGAAATTTGGCCGAACTGAGAAAGAGCGTGGACGACATAGTACAAAATTTAGAACGAAACAtagaaatagaaaaagaaaataagctAAAACAAGAATCTCAAGACAATAAATTAAGCAATCACGTCGACGACGAAGAGATTAAAGTGAAAACCGAAGCGCACGATACGGAATCTATTCGCAATAAAACGTTTAATTTGTTCGAAAAGCTGGGACAGTGCATGGAACGCGAGAACAAATCCGAGGAAGATTTGAAAGCAGAGGTGAAGGCTGAAGTTAAGGAGGAGTTGAAGAACGAGATCTTGAACGAGCTGAAGTGCGAGATAAAAGTGGAGAACAAGAACGAGAGTAAGAGCGAAGACGAGAAGTCAGCCGAAAGTGAGCATAAATGGTTCagtattttaaataaagagGGCACTTGCGACGGTGTTTATTTGACAGCTGGAAATCGCTGGGATAACGGAGTCGGAGCGTGCACCCGAGATAATCTCACCGAGTTGAAGATTCCCGTTTTCCCTCCGCCAGGTTCAAATTCCTCGTCGAATTATCACAGCTTGTGTGACAGTCCCGCTCCTTTACAAATGACAGCCGAAGAAAGCGCTCAACTCGAACACATCAAGAAACACGGCATGCCCAAGTCTTGCGCCAGAAAATCCGTACCGGAGGACAAGAGGTACGGTTGGTGGAGGGTGTCCGACCCCGACCAGTTGAAAGAAATCCTGGATAATTTGCACGTGAGGGGCGCACGAGAAAGGGAACTCAAAAGGAACATCGTAAGCATCATGCAGACCATGTACGAGAGACAGGGTAAATTCTACATCGAGGAGGGCCAGAAGGACTTAACCGAACTGGTGCTCGAGGGAATCGAGAGTGTTAAGTTTATGGAAGGTGGAGCTCCGTACCCGGACGAAGTGGGATCGTGGAGTCAAGCCATAGCTCACAGGGTCGACCTGTTTTTGTTGGAACAA GTGGAAGCGTTGGAAGATAAGGTGGCCAGTGCCAGCATGCAGATCAAGGGATGGAAGATTCCGAGCAGAGACACGCCAGAAATCCCCCCGAACGAGGTCGTCCCGATGGTGCGCGAGCGTCTGGCATCGCTCGAGGTGAACATCGAGCGCCGCTATTTGAAGCCTCCGTTGGGTGTGAA GCCTTCGTGCATCAACATTTCCAGTACCGGAGAGCAAAACCTGGCGGCCATCGCCCAGGAAACCTCCGGAGGAAGTGGTACGGTATCGAACCAACCGCTTCCCGATCCCAACGAAATACCCAAGGGTCTGGCCGTATGGAGGGAGGCCCTTAACAGATCTCAAACGTCCGCCCAATTGGCCATGTGTCTGTACTCGTTGGAATCTTCCATCGCTTGGGACAAGAGTATCATGAAAGCTGTGAGCTCCTCTCATGTCTTTAATAAACTGAGAGCCCGCAAATATAACAGCAAGCTCAGT AACTGCCAATTTTGCCATAGTGGTGACAACGAAGACAAGCTTTTATTGTGTGATGGTTGCGACAAAGGCTATCACACCTACTGTTTTAAGCCTAAGATGGAAAATATTCCGGAAGGTGACTG TGAACACGAAGCAGTTTCCCACGTACAAGAAGATCATCAAAACTCCAATGGATTTGTCGACGATTAA